A portion of the Pleuronectes platessa chromosome 15, fPlePla1.1, whole genome shotgun sequence genome contains these proteins:
- the adora2b gene encoding adenosine receptor A2b — MDNLYIVIEVVIAVLSISGNVLVCWAVAINTTLKNATNYFLVSLAVADILVGCLAIPFAITISVGIRLDFYGCLFLACFVLVLTQSSIFSLLAIAIDRYVAVKIHLRYKELMTGKIAREIIAILWILSFIIGLIPFFGWNLKYSACNSSRADNTTNATLMPELSGSGRLLQSCRLKCFFESVVDMHYMVYFNFFICVLLPLLIMLGIYLKIFTVARKQLRKIELKCVGNGDSHNHGLLQKEIRAAKSLSIIVGLFAFCWLPVHILNCLTLFYGGLKKPEIVMYVAIILSHANSAVNPIIYAYRIQDFRDTFRKILYQHFLCRRKELYVSSNGRRRNRDQIHMTIDPLL, encoded by the exons ATGGATAATTTATACATCGTGATTGAAGTAGTGATTGCTGTTCTCTCCATCTCCGGCAACGTGCTGGTTTGCTGGGCTGTCGCCATCAACACCACTCTGAAAAACGCCACCAACTATTTTCTGGTGTCTCTGGCCGTGGCTGATATCCTGGTCGGTTGCCTCGCCATCCCCTTCGCCATAACCATCAGCGTCGGCATCCGCCTGGACTTCTACGGATGCCTCTTTCTGGCCTGTTTCGTCCTGGTACTGACACAGAGCTCCATCTTCAGCCTTCTTGCCATTGCAATCGACCGATATGTGGCAGTTAAAATCCATTTAAG GTACAAGGAGTTGATGACAGGAAAGATTGCCCGAGAGATCATCGCTATTTTATGGATCCTCTCCTTTATTATCGGCCTCATCCCTTTCTTTGGCTGGAACCTGAAGTATTCCGCTTGTAACAGCTCCAGGGCAGACAACACTACAAATGCCACCCTCATGCCGGAGCTGAGCGGCAGTGGACGCTTGCTGCAGAGTTGCAGGCTGAAGTGCTTCTTTGAGAGCGTGGTGGACATGCACTACATGGTCTACTTCAACTTCTTCATCTGcgtgctgctgcctctgctcaTCATGCTGGGCATCTACCTGAAGATCTTCACCGTGGCCAGGAAGCAGCTGAGGAAGATCGAGCTCAAGTGCGTGGGGAACGGCGACAGCCACAACCACGGGCTGCTGCAGAAGGAGATCCGGGCGGCCAAATCCCTCTCCATCATCGTGGGACTGTTCGCCTTCTGCTGGCTGCCCGTCCACATCCTCAACTGCCTCACGCTGTTCTACGGGGGGCTGAAGAAGCCGGAGATCGTCATGTACGTGGCCATTATTCTGTCTCACGCCAACTCCGCGGTCAACCCCATCATCTACGCTTACCGCATCCAGGACTTTAGGGACACCTTCCGCAAGATCCTGTACCAGCACTTCCTGTGCCGCAGGAAGGAGCTGTACGTCAGCTCCAACGGCAGAAGACGCAACAGAGACCAAATACACATGACCATCGACCCTCTACTATAG